The following proteins come from a genomic window of Finegoldia magna ATCC 29328:
- a CDS encoding endonuclease MutS2, protein MDKKTLNTLEYNEIKNKIEKLCKSKLGKSIANKLEPMIEEDEIRQSLDETYEAMSMIYKFSNPPIYEIINVKASIMHVSKGGYIVPEVLLKIGQILNSVHDIKRYAGESDENYENCPMIMAMMDSLVEEPDLVATINNAIISEDEISDNASRNLARIRQTKRQKTENIRDKINSILSSNDQALQENIVTMRDDRYVIPVKVSHKSSFKGIVHDHSSSGQTVYIEPMEVVELNNELRMLEAEEREEIIRILKEISDRVYDVKDSIFVDQDVLSKLDFIFAKAKYAIEIDATNPKLNTNGYFNFKNARHPLLDKKKVVPISIYLGDDYNTLVITGPNTGGKTVTLKTVGLITLMAQSGILIPVDENSEVAIFDNIFTDIGDEQSIEQSLSTFSAHMKNIVHIVNNITFNSLVLFDELGAGTDPTEGAALAIAILRIFLYKSIRTIATTHYSQLKIFALTEKYVKNGSVEFDVNTLSPTYKLRIGIPGKSNAFEISRRLGLDDDIINNAKEILSQEDKDFEDVLSDIESKKKQIDEDKQRQLELKEDLLKLRDRYEKEIEKTKLEKEKIINEAKENANEIYMRAKEESRELINKLKFLEKESDARTVANDVENKFNKRIKKSSNKKLLNETSKKQKLQLGDEVEILGIEQQGTIVSEPDKKGDLLVQVGILKINANVKNLKKIKEKEVIQSSKSIKSIIKNKANSDIKSEIDLRGKNIEEAIYELDKYIDDCVIVGLKKVNIIHGKGTGMLRKGIREYLRSDKRVKKIEDAGYNEGGLGATFIYLK, encoded by the coding sequence ATGGACAAAAAAACATTAAACACACTTGAATACAATGAAATAAAAAATAAAATAGAAAAACTTTGCAAGTCTAAATTAGGAAAAAGCATTGCTAATAAATTGGAACCTATGATAGAAGAAGATGAAATCAGACAAAGTTTGGATGAAACTTATGAAGCTATGAGTATGATTTACAAATTTTCTAATCCTCCGATATATGAGATTATAAATGTTAAAGCGAGTATTATGCATGTATCAAAAGGTGGATATATAGTTCCAGAAGTTTTGTTGAAAATTGGTCAAATATTGAATAGCGTCCACGATATTAAAAGATACGCTGGAGAATCTGACGAAAATTACGAAAATTGCCCTATGATTATGGCGATGATGGATTCTTTAGTAGAAGAACCAGATTTAGTTGCAACTATTAATAATGCAATAATTTCTGAAGACGAAATTAGTGACAATGCAAGTCGAAATCTTGCAAGAATTAGACAAACTAAAAGACAAAAGACTGAAAATATTAGGGACAAAATAAATAGTATTTTATCTTCTAATGACCAAGCATTACAAGAAAATATCGTTACTATGAGAGACGATAGATATGTAATTCCTGTTAAGGTTTCACATAAATCATCCTTCAAAGGAATAGTGCACGACCATTCATCTTCTGGTCAAACAGTTTACATTGAACCAATGGAAGTTGTAGAATTAAATAACGAATTGAGAATGCTAGAAGCAGAAGAACGAGAAGAAATCATAAGAATTTTGAAAGAAATTTCTGATAGAGTTTACGATGTGAAGGATTCGATTTTTGTGGATCAAGATGTTTTATCAAAATTAGATTTCATATTTGCAAAAGCAAAGTATGCTATAGAAATTGATGCTACTAATCCAAAATTAAATACAAATGGATATTTTAATTTTAAAAATGCACGACATCCTTTGTTAGACAAGAAAAAAGTTGTGCCGATAAGTATTTATTTAGGCGATGACTATAATACATTGGTAATAACTGGACCTAACACAGGTGGTAAAACAGTAACGCTTAAAACCGTTGGATTAATAACTTTAATGGCACAATCAGGAATATTAATTCCTGTAGATGAAAATTCTGAAGTTGCAATATTCGATAATATCTTTACGGATATCGGTGATGAGCAAAGTATAGAACAATCTTTATCAACTTTCTCAGCTCACATGAAAAATATTGTGCACATTGTAAATAATATTACATTCAATTCTCTTGTACTTTTTGATGAACTTGGAGCAGGAACAGATCCAACGGAAGGTGCAGCGCTAGCAATTGCAATCTTAAGAATCTTTTTGTATAAATCCATCAGAACTATTGCAACAACTCACTATTCTCAGCTTAAAATATTCGCGTTAACAGAAAAGTATGTTAAAAACGGTTCTGTGGAATTTGATGTAAACACTTTATCACCAACCTATAAGTTGAGGATTGGAATTCCTGGTAAATCAAATGCTTTTGAAATTTCTAGAAGACTTGGTCTAGATGATGATATAATTAATAATGCAAAGGAAATTTTATCTCAAGAAGATAAAGATTTTGAAGATGTTTTATCTGATATCGAATCTAAAAAGAAGCAAATTGATGAAGATAAACAAAGACAATTAGAACTTAAAGAAGATTTATTGAAACTTCGTGATAGATACGAAAAAGAAATAGAAAAGACAAAACTAGAAAAAGAAAAAATAATAAATGAAGCAAAAGAAAATGCTAATGAAATTTATATGAGAGCTAAGGAAGAGTCACGAGAGCTTATCAATAAATTAAAATTTTTGGAAAAAGAATCTGATGCTAGAACAGTAGCAAATGATGTCGAAAACAAATTTAATAAAAGGATTAAAAAGAGTTCTAATAAAAAACTTTTGAATGAAACATCCAAGAAACAAAAACTTCAATTAGGAGACGAAGTAGAAATTCTAGGCATAGAGCAACAAGGTACTATTGTTTCAGAGCCTGATAAAAAAGGTGATTTATTGGTGCAAGTGGGTATATTAAAAATAAATGCCAATGTTAAAAATTTGAAAAAAATCAAAGAAAAAGAAGTTATTCAATCATCAAAAAGCATTAAAAGTATAATAAAAAACAAAGCTAATTCTGATATTAAAAGTGAAATTGATTTAAGAGGAAAAAATATCGAGGAAGCTATATACGAGCTTGACAAATACATTGATGATTGTGTAATTGTTGGTTTGAAAAAAGTAAATATCATTCACGGAAAAGGTACTGGCATGCTTAGAAAAGGTATCAGAGAATACTTAAGAAGTGATAAAAGAGTCAAAAAGATTGAAGATGCAGGATATAATGAAGGCGGTCTTGGAGCTACTTTCATTTATTTAAAATAA
- a CDS encoding coiled-coil domain-containing protein, protein MNKLQVVIQGSTYNIVTEKSKEDTDKIVDKINKDIEDCKNRNSKLTTLNATILALMNLAETHDNLTTELKDYKNENDPIIKDYSNLKNDCEKLYQKLVIKETNLKQMTKQYNEIKENSEKEINEIKKKTEKYSNDIRSQYEKKSSDLNSKLKQERETIDDLKKQIEFYETENNELNSKYKDLKDEYNKLAFEKNKLENLLMDYQRDEIID, encoded by the coding sequence ATGAACAAATTACAAGTTGTAATTCAAGGTTCAACTTACAATATTGTTACTGAAAAATCTAAAGAAGATACAGACAAGATAGTTGACAAGATTAATAAAGATATAGAAGACTGCAAAAACAGAAATTCAAAATTAACGACTTTGAACGCGACTATCTTAGCTCTTATGAATTTGGCAGAAACTCACGATAATTTAACAACTGAATTAAAAGACTATAAAAATGAAAATGATCCGATTATAAAAGATTATTCAAATCTAAAAAATGACTGCGAAAAGTTGTATCAAAAATTAGTGATTAAAGAAACTAACCTAAAACAAATGACTAAGCAATACAACGAAATCAAGGAAAACTCTGAAAAAGAAATAAATGAGATTAAGAAAAAAACTGAGAAGTATTCTAATGATATAAGATCACAATATGAGAAAAAATCATCAGATTTAAATAGTAAACTTAAACAAGAAAGGGAAACTATAGATGATTTAAAAAAGCAAATTGAATTTTACGAAACAGAAAATAATGAGTTAAATTCAAAATACAAAGATTTAAAAGACGAGTATAACAAACTAGCTTTTGAAAAGAATAAGTTAGAAAATCTTTTAATGGATTATCAAAGAGATGAAATCATTGATTAG
- a CDS encoding tetratricopeptide repeat protein — MINKIDEYFSKFMNQLVYVNLLESNDYIDKDIPLPVLEKDLLDGVKNNDFVKNFDLELIIKGMIYNIAYDRTFKYCVNYTDIMYNIFPEIEKSIISMGVEKISNPKEAVIYFRTNDILKSDIPDNAYYYAYCLRLMALEDEFNSSIFIEEAFRVLNENVANYPDFFLNYVELANLELLNHNYIKAYDYLKNTHKMATLPNDYDEKRVLIVINEVERLMDDIKPLRDLDFATTLINSKPQKALEIFEKLEKNSRIVYLMGKCYLNMNELDKAIEYFEKSENMGFDHVDLYNDMSVAYFNDYDFDKSIQVLNRGLKIHTDNEILLYNKAVIELNCNRVEQAQDTLSTLVSYDDVHEDIFNMAMQLLQKIEEDN, encoded by the coding sequence ATGATAAATAAGATTGATGAATATTTCAGTAAATTTATGAATCAGTTGGTTTATGTGAATTTATTAGAATCAAATGATTATATTGATAAAGATATACCACTACCTGTTTTAGAAAAAGATTTATTAGACGGAGTAAAGAATAATGATTTCGTCAAAAACTTTGATTTGGAATTAATAATTAAAGGTATGATTTATAACATAGCTTATGATAGAACATTCAAATACTGTGTTAATTACACAGATATTATGTACAATATATTTCCTGAAATTGAAAAATCAATAATATCTATGGGAGTTGAAAAGATTTCTAATCCAAAAGAAGCTGTTATTTATTTTAGAACAAATGATATATTAAAATCTGATATCCCGGATAATGCCTATTACTATGCGTATTGTTTGAGGTTAATGGCTCTTGAAGATGAGTTTAATTCTAGTATTTTTATAGAAGAAGCATTCAGAGTTCTAAATGAAAATGTTGCAAATTATCCAGACTTTTTCTTAAATTATGTAGAACTTGCGAACTTAGAATTATTAAATCACAATTATATAAAAGCTTATGATTATTTAAAAAATACACATAAAATGGCAACTCTACCTAACGATTACGATGAAAAAAGAGTGTTAATTGTCATTAATGAAGTTGAACGTTTAATGGATGATATAAAGCCATTAAGAGATTTGGATTTTGCTACAACTTTAATCAACTCAAAACCACAAAAAGCTCTTGAAATTTTCGAAAAACTTGAAAAGAATTCTAGAATTGTTTATTTAATGGGCAAATGTTACTTAAATATGAATGAATTAGATAAAGCTATAGAATATTTTGAAAAATCAGAAAATATGGGATTTGATCACGTTGATTTGTACAACGATATGTCTGTGGCTTACTTTAATGATTATGATTTTGATAAATCAATTCAAGTTTTAAATAGAGGATTAAAAATTCATACAGATAATGAAATTTTATTGTACAATAAAGCAGTAATTGAGCTTAATTGTAATAGGGTAGAACAAGCACAAGATACATTATCGACATTAGTTTCGTATGACGATGTGCACGAAGATATATTTAATATGGCAATGCAATTATTGCAAAAAATAGAAGAAGACAATTAA
- a CDS encoding helix-turn-helix domain-containing protein has translation MNIRLLIKKLDKFVDSSDIKILNDINNISLNSISDQKNTLSIIEYDKNIVCPKNSNILFLKSQDKFLENENSNIIYSREEDIFKVYDIVNGFLRENSEFYNRIHNTISNREAVNNLLLIIKDYFDVNVCLLNSNKKLLLNTFDFSTIKKIYPLEIKKKSLSKLYGYLAFETIEDEYDFEFKKISKIISTYIYNNVNGLINSKEDIYSTIKNLISGNITDKDEENIANIGWKTDDKYDINVIKIEGGLFKYQDMFSHGNRFVLDYPMYMYSVLQEGYLVLLTNNKIKDVSSVKTNLNFFIEKYDLKSIKLSLKNNLFNLKKAYDLSRRILENNIELTENINDNCCKIIYDLMCLDSEIEILVPEFIYKLKYDDINNGTDLLRTLYFYLVEERSLIKASQRLNVHRNSIVYRINKINELVDINLDNYKARKNIISALEIIDRLDNTLKITEEDI, from the coding sequence ATGAATATAAGATTATTGATAAAAAAATTGGATAAATTTGTGGACTCATCAGATATAAAAATTTTAAATGATATTAATAATATTTCTTTAAATTCTATTTCTGATCAAAAAAACACCTTATCCATTATTGAATACGACAAAAATATTGTGTGTCCTAAAAACTCTAATATTCTCTTTTTGAAATCTCAAGATAAATTTTTAGAAAATGAAAATTCAAATATTATTTATTCCAGAGAAGAAGATATTTTTAAAGTTTACGACATTGTAAATGGATTTTTACGCGAAAATTCCGAGTTCTATAATAGAATTCACAATACAATTTCAAACCGTGAGGCCGTTAATAATTTGCTTTTAATCATAAAAGATTATTTCGATGTAAATGTGTGTCTTTTGAACTCAAACAAAAAGTTGTTACTAAATACATTTGATTTCTCAACTATCAAAAAGATTTATCCATTGGAGATAAAAAAGAAAAGCTTGAGTAAATTATATGGATATCTTGCCTTTGAAACTATTGAAGATGAATATGATTTCGAATTTAAAAAAATTTCCAAGATAATTTCAACATACATTTATAACAACGTAAATGGCCTGATAAATTCAAAAGAAGACATATATAGCACTATTAAGAATTTGATTTCTGGAAACATTACTGATAAAGACGAAGAAAATATTGCAAATATAGGTTGGAAAACGGATGACAAATACGATATTAATGTAATTAAAATTGAAGGTGGGTTATTTAAATACCAAGACATGTTCTCACATGGAAATAGGTTTGTGTTGGATTATCCAATGTATATGTATTCTGTGTTGCAAGAAGGATATCTTGTCTTATTAACTAATAATAAAATTAAAGATGTATCATCAGTAAAGACAAATCTAAACTTTTTCATTGAAAAATACGATTTAAAAAGTATTAAATTATCACTAAAAAACAATTTATTCAATTTAAAAAAAGCTTATGATTTATCTAGAAGAATTTTAGAGAACAATATTGAATTAACTGAAAACATAAACGATAATTGCTGCAAGATAATTTATGATTTGATGTGCTTAGATTCTGAAATCGAAATCTTGGTTCCTGAATTTATTTACAAGCTTAAATATGACGATATAAATAACGGTACAGACCTTCTTAGAACATTATACTTTTACCTTGTAGAAGAACGATCACTAATCAAAGCATCTCAAAGGTTGAATGTTCACAGAAACTCCATTGTTTACAGAATAAATAAAATCAATGAATTAGTTGATATTAATTTAGATAATTATAAAGCAAGAAAAAACATAATAAGTGCCTTGGAAATAATCGACAGATTAGACAATACGCTAAAAATAACAGAAGAAGACATTTAA
- a CDS encoding U32 family peptidase, which yields MKSLISEILAPCGNWDMVKASVSAGADAIYLGTKEFSARAYAENFTVEDVKEVVKYCHLRNVKVYVTLNTLIKQSEIHKAIDYVNRLYNIDIDALIVQDIGLAYLVNKLFPELDLHASTQMNINNLNGAIIAKEIGFKRIVLARETDLEELKNIRENCDIEIEVFIHGSLCVCQSGQCLMSSLNGDRSANRGRCAQPCRKDYKIILDNETINSKLSYLSPKDLCTIENVDEIAKYCDSLKIEGRMKSKEYVYSVVTSYREKLDHGNCSYYLDEVKNRGFTKGLINNTSGYDYVELGRKNQIKGHSVGKIIGKGKIQFIEDVYKKDILILFNGKNTFPLTLTEDYKKNSIVSFKNITDALENSDVKRVSHIKIVEKSDEEKNVCFDLDVKFICKKSKPIQIFVNGLEYKTNIICDEAKNKPIDDEFIRNQVLKTGNYPVNITELQIVLDAGLFLSKSQLNQVRRDFIEFYLDEKANFNHRKQKNIDLVHLNNPIENNTTKNSINKIVYVEEVNGYSDKISSEYIVRVPRFLNQEKTDNFIKKCKENNVYKLLINNIGDINIAKDINANFVVSNYQMNVFNTFSAKILNDLGIDVITLSVELNKSEIKEIVDNSNYNFELVVEDNLINMVTVYCPFSGIIKCNGKNCEFCKFNDCFIEGDFSKYRVVRKDDYSLIYSCDRIKIDENDIDFNLYSIRKNKKATGKSNEFHFKKGIL from the coding sequence ATGAAATCATTGATTAGTGAAATATTAGCTCCTTGCGGAAATTGGGACATGGTAAAAGCGAGTGTATCCGCAGGAGCTGACGCTATTTATCTTGGAACAAAAGAATTTTCCGCAAGAGCTTATGCGGAAAATTTTACTGTTGAGGATGTTAAGGAAGTTGTAAAATATTGTCATTTAAGAAATGTAAAAGTTTATGTAACATTAAACACTCTTATCAAACAATCAGAAATCCACAAGGCTATTGATTACGTAAACAGATTATACAATATCGATATTGATGCACTAATCGTGCAGGACATTGGTCTAGCTTATCTTGTTAACAAGTTATTTCCTGAATTAGATTTACACGCATCTACTCAAATGAATATTAATAATTTGAACGGTGCAATCATTGCTAAAGAAATTGGATTTAAAAGAATAGTATTAGCAAGAGAAACTGACTTAGAAGAATTGAAAAATATCAGGGAAAATTGTGATATTGAGATTGAAGTTTTCATTCATGGATCATTATGCGTGTGTCAATCAGGACAATGCTTGATGAGTTCATTAAATGGAGATAGAAGTGCGAATAGAGGAAGATGTGCTCAACCTTGCAGAAAGGATTATAAGATTATTTTAGATAACGAAACTATAAATTCAAAACTATCTTATCTTAGTCCAAAAGATTTGTGTACTATTGAAAATGTCGATGAAATTGCAAAATATTGCGATAGTTTAAAAATCGAAGGAAGAATGAAATCCAAAGAATATGTTTATTCCGTTGTAACATCGTACAGAGAAAAATTAGACCACGGTAATTGCAGTTATTATTTGGATGAAGTTAAAAATCGCGGATTTACAAAAGGTTTAATTAATAATACAAGTGGATATGATTATGTAGAACTTGGAAGAAAAAATCAAATTAAAGGACACTCAGTAGGGAAAATCATTGGAAAAGGTAAAATACAATTTATAGAAGATGTTTATAAGAAAGATATCCTTATACTTTTCAACGGGAAAAATACATTTCCATTAACATTAACTGAAGATTACAAGAAAAATAGTATCGTTTCATTTAAAAACATAACTGATGCTCTTGAAAATTCTGATGTAAAAAGAGTTAGTCATATTAAAATAGTCGAAAAGTCAGATGAAGAAAAAAATGTTTGTTTTGATTTAGATGTAAAATTCATTTGTAAGAAATCTAAACCAATTCAAATATTTGTAAATGGACTCGAATACAAAACAAATATAATTTGCGATGAAGCAAAAAATAAGCCTATAGATGATGAATTTATTCGAAATCAAGTTTTAAAAACGGGTAATTACCCAGTAAATATTACTGAACTGCAGATTGTATTAGACGCTGGACTATTCTTATCAAAAAGTCAGCTAAATCAAGTAAGAAGGGATTTTATTGAATTTTATTTGGACGAAAAAGCTAATTTTAATCATAGAAAACAAAAAAACATTGATTTAGTACATTTAAATAATCCAATAGAAAACAATACTACTAAAAATTCAATTAATAAAATTGTTTATGTAGAAGAAGTAAATGGCTATAGCGATAAGATTTCATCAGAATATATTGTCAGAGTTCCAAGATTTTTGAATCAAGAAAAAACTGATAATTTTATTAAAAAGTGCAAAGAAAATAATGTATACAAACTTTTAATTAATAATATCGGAGATATCAATATAGCCAAAGATATTAATGCGAATTTTGTAGTAAGTAATTATCAAATGAATGTATTTAATACTTTCTCTGCAAAAATTTTAAATGATTTGGGAATAGATGTAATAACATTATCTGTTGAATTAAACAAATCTGAAATTAAAGAAATTGTAGATAATTCAAATTATAATTTTGAGTTGGTAGTTGAAGATAACTTGATTAATATGGTTACTGTTTATTGTCCTTTTTCTGGAATTATAAAATGTAACGGTAAAAATTGTGAATTCTGTAAGTTTAATGATTGCTTTATTGAAGGAGATTTTTCTAAATATAGAGTTGTAAGGAAGGATGATTACTCTTTGATATATTCTTGTGATAGAATTAAGATAGATGAGAATGATATAGATTTTAATTTATACTCAATTAGAAAAAATAAAAAGGCAACTGGAAAATCTAATGAATTTCATTTTAAAAAAGGAATTTTATAA
- the argS gene encoding arginine--tRNA ligase, with amino-acid sequence MINFKDEVKKIILGFDTGLTEEEISDLIEIPPNSEMGDYAFPVFKLAKTFRKAPNLIAEELAKKDFENENIKKIANVGPYVNFFVNNSKLIESVLTEAIKDDFGSSHIGVGKNVVLDFSSTNIAKPFHIGHLRSTVIGNAIRNIMKHQDFNTTGVNYIGDYGTQFGMMISAYLKWGDEDKINADPIKELLNLYVKYNKVAKEDEAYMDEARDWFDKLEKKDPTAVKLWSWFREISLKEFQRVYDLLGVKFDNFNGESFHSQFIGDALEAIDKKNLLEESDGAMIINLDDENLPPVLIKKSNGSSTYLTRDIATAMYRKKTYDFYKNVYVVASQQKLHFEQLRAVLKKMGFDWWNDCEHVSFGMVSMKDGSMKTREGKVIFLEDVLNRAIDKTKSIIEERNPNLEHKEEVAKQVGVGAVIFQDLFNNRIKDYTFDWDQVLNFDGETGPYTQYTFARSCSILDKGEFELKDNSKFDLLVDDTEIDIVKHLSKFDEVLLNATEKYEPSFLTRYTVELAKLFNKFYANCPINTVEDELKYQRLYLTYCVNKCLKLSLSLLGIEAPVRM; translated from the coding sequence ATGATAAATTTTAAAGACGAAGTAAAAAAAATAATACTAGGATTTGACACTGGATTAACTGAAGAAGAAATATCAGATTTAATCGAAATACCACCAAATAGTGAAATGGGAGATTACGCGTTTCCTGTATTTAAATTAGCAAAAACTTTTAGAAAAGCACCTAATTTAATCGCAGAAGAGTTAGCAAAAAAAGATTTTGAAAATGAAAATATTAAAAAAATTGCAAATGTTGGTCCTTATGTAAACTTTTTTGTAAATAATTCAAAATTAATAGAAAGCGTACTAACAGAAGCCATTAAAGATGATTTTGGAAGTAGTCATATAGGTGTTGGCAAAAATGTTGTATTAGATTTTTCATCTACTAATATAGCTAAGCCATTTCACATTGGACATTTGCGATCCACTGTAATAGGTAATGCAATTAGAAATATTATGAAGCATCAAGATTTTAACACAACAGGCGTTAATTACATTGGTGATTACGGAACTCAATTTGGTATGATGATTTCAGCTTATTTAAAATGGGGAGACGAAGATAAAATAAATGCCGATCCAATTAAAGAACTTTTAAACCTTTATGTAAAGTACAATAAAGTCGCAAAGGAAGATGAAGCATACATGGATGAAGCTCGTGATTGGTTTGATAAATTAGAAAAAAAAGATCCTACTGCAGTGAAATTATGGTCATGGTTTAGAGAAATTTCATTGAAAGAATTCCAAAGAGTTTACGATTTACTTGGAGTTAAATTTGATAATTTTAATGGCGAATCATTCCATTCACAATTTATTGGCGATGCACTTGAAGCTATAGATAAGAAAAACTTACTCGAAGAATCCGATGGAGCAATGATTATCAATTTGGACGATGAAAATCTACCACCTGTCTTAATTAAAAAATCAAATGGTTCATCAACATATCTAACTCGAGATATCGCTACAGCTATGTATCGTAAAAAAACTTACGATTTTTATAAAAATGTATACGTTGTTGCTAGTCAACAAAAACTTCATTTTGAACAATTAAGAGCCGTTTTGAAAAAAATGGGATTTGATTGGTGGAATGATTGCGAACATGTTTCTTTTGGTATGGTTAGCATGAAAGATGGATCTATGAAAACAAGAGAAGGTAAAGTAATTTTCTTGGAAGATGTTTTGAATAGAGCTATAGATAAAACAAAATCTATTATCGAAGAAAGAAACCCAAATCTTGAACACAAAGAAGAAGTTGCAAAACAAGTTGGTGTTGGAGCTGTAATATTCCAAGACTTATTTAACAACAGAATAAAAGATTATACTTTTGATTGGGATCAAGTTTTGAATTTTGATGGGGAAACTGGACCATATACACAATATACATTTGCAAGAAGCTGTTCTATATTAGACAAGGGAGAATTTGAATTAAAAGACAATAGCAAATTTGATTTATTAGTTGACGATACAGAAATCGACATTGTAAAACACTTATCAAAATTTGATGAAGTTTTATTAAATGCAACTGAGAAATACGAACCTTCTTTCTTGACGCGTTATACTGTAGAATTAGCTAAACTTTTCAACAAATTCTATGCAAATTGTCCAATCAACACTGTAGAAGATGAATTAAAATACCAAAGATTATATTTAACTTATTGTGTTAACAAATGTTTGAAATTATCTTTGAGTTTATTAGGAATTGAAGCACCGGTTAGAATGTAG